Within the Hypericibacter adhaerens genome, the region CCGCCTGCCGGCGCTGGCCGAGGCCAAGGGGCTGCGCTATCCGGGCGGCATCGCCGGCTTCACCATGCGCCAGCTCGATCCCTCCCTGATGACCTGGCTGCGCGATGTCTGGTGCGTGACGCCGGGCGCCGATCCGGCGCTCTGCGCCGCCGCCGTCGAATGGACGGCCGATATTCCGCTCGCCACCTGGTTCGGCGCCTTCGCAGGCCTGCTCGAGATGGAGACGACCGACCGGCTCGCGGATCTTCGCGTGCCGAGCCTGGTGATCTCGGCGGCGCGCGACGAGATCTTCCCGGTCGAGCCCGACCAGCGCGTGCTGGAACATGCGATGTCGGAAGCCCATCGCCGCCATGGCACGATCTGGCGCAACTGCACCTATCGCGCAGTCGCCAGCAGCGACGACAGCCGCCACGATGTCGGCCATGCCGTGCCCTGGCAAGCCGCGAACGAGCTCGCCGGCGACGTCGCGGCCTTCGTCAAATCCCTTCCCCGCTGACCCGCCGCCCCGGAGACATTCATGAGCTACCGTCCCTCGCCCCGGCCGACCTTCGATCGGCCGACCCATATCCGCTTCGATCAGGTCACGCGCCATCTCTGGGGCGACGAGAAATCGGGCCAGGTGGACGACTGGATCTATGTCTCGAGCGACAAGATCCACCAGCTCGTCTTCGGTCTGCCCTCGGGCGGCGCCTTCCGCCACTCCGAGGAATACCGCACCGTCTTCGGCGCCGACGAGGTGCTCTATGTGCTGCAAGGCACCTTCGGCTGCGCCAACCCGGAAACGGGCGAGGTCCATGTCGCGCAAGCGGGCGAGGCCGTCTTCTTCCGCAAGGACACCTGGCATCACGGCTTCAGCCTCGGCACCGAACCTTTGCGCGTGCTGGAGTTCTACGCGCCGCCGCCGGCCAAGGGCACCTCGGGCGCCTATGCGCGCACCCGCCCCTATCTCACGGACTCTCGATATGAGCGCCCCGAGGTCTTCGGCCGCTTCCCGATGGAAGCCGCAGCGCTGCGCCGGGCCGAGACCATGACCGTCCTGCGTGACGCGGACCTCCATTGGCGCCTCCAGGGCAAGACGCAAGGCGCCCTGGTCGGGCTCTATGCCGCGACCGACCAGCTGACCGTCGGCCGGATGCGGCTGCTGCCCGGGCAGAAATCCGACCTCGAGATCCATGGCGGCGACGAAGGACTCTACGTCCTCTCGGGCGAGCTCAACCTGCTGGCGCCCGAAGCCGAAGGGCAGCGCTGGTTCGAGCTTCATCCCAAGGACGGTTTCTTCGTGCCGGAAGGCACGGCGCACCAGTATCACAACATGGGGTCGGAGCCGGCCGAGTTCCTGTTCGGCATCGCGCCGCAGTACAAACAAGCGTGAGCGGTTGAAATTCGTTTCAACCCACCCACACTTCAACGTCATCCCCGCGCAAGCGGGGATCCATCTTGATGCAGGTCACCAGGCTTCGACGTGGATCCCCGCTTGCGCGGGGATGACGGCAGAGGCAATGACCGATAACAGGGCGGGAACCTGACGTGACTTCGGAGCCCACCACCGTCATCGGGATCGATATCGGCGGCACCAAGACTGCGATCGGCGCGGTACGGCTGCCTGACGGCGAGGTCCTGGAGAAGGTGCTGCTGCCGACGCCGACCGGCGAGGCGAGCGGCGAGAGCTTCCTCGCCGATCTGGCCCGGCAGGTTGCGGCCTTCATCGATCACCGCGAGGACAAGCCCCTCGCGCTGGGCGTCTCGATCTGCGAGCTGGTCGATCTCGGCGGCCAGGTGCGCAGCGGGCATCGCGTGCGCTGGGAGGAACTCGATCCGGCGGCGCGCTTCGCCGAAATCCTGCCGACCGTCATCGAATCCGATGTCCGCGCCGCGGCGCTGGCCGAGGCCCGCCTCGGCGCCGGCCGGCGGCTGCGGCAATTCTTCTATCTCAATCTCGGCACCGGCATCAGCTCCTGCCTCGTGCTGGGCGGTGCGCCCCATGCCGGCCATCGCGGCCATGCGCTCGCCCTCGCCAGCAGCCCGATCTCGGTGCGGGCACCCGGCGGCGAGCTCGTCACGCAGATCCTGGAGGATGTCGCGGGCGGCGAAGGCCTGGCGAGGCTCGCCGCGAAGATCGGCCTGCCCGGCCGCTCGGCCAAGGAGCTGCTCGCCCTCGCCGATGAGGGCGACGGCCCCGCGCAGAGCCTCGTGCTCGATGCCGCGCGCGCGATCGGCGTGAGCCTCGGGCTCGCCGTCAACATCCTCGATCCCGAAGCGGTCATCGTCGGCGGCGGGCTTGCCCGCGCGGAAGGCCTCTTCTGGCAGGCGATCCAGCGCGAGACGCGGGCCCATGTCTGGAGTGCCGAGACCCGCAGCCTGCCGATCCTCAAAGGTTCCTTGGGCGGCGACGCGGCGCTGCTGGGCGCGGCGTTGCGCGCCTATGCGATGTCCTCGCCGAAATTGCGGTAGAAGCCGAGATCGACGAGCCGGGCAGGCCCGCCTTTCGGCCGGCGGCGCAGGAATGGCTCGGCCTCGAGATAGGTCTTGAAGGTCCAGACCG harbors:
- a CDS encoding cupin domain-containing protein, translated to MSYRPSPRPTFDRPTHIRFDQVTRHLWGDEKSGQVDDWIYVSSDKIHQLVFGLPSGGAFRHSEEYRTVFGADEVLYVLQGTFGCANPETGEVHVAQAGEAVFFRKDTWHHGFSLGTEPLRVLEFYAPPPAKGTSGAYARTRPYLTDSRYERPEVFGRFPMEAAALRRAETMTVLRDADLHWRLQGKTQGALVGLYAATDQLTVGRMRLLPGQKSDLEIHGGDEGLYVLSGELNLLAPEAEGQRWFELHPKDGFFVPEGTAHQYHNMGSEPAEFLFGIAPQYKQA
- a CDS encoding ROK family protein — protein: MTSEPTTVIGIDIGGTKTAIGAVRLPDGEVLEKVLLPTPTGEASGESFLADLARQVAAFIDHREDKPLALGVSICELVDLGGQVRSGHRVRWEELDPAARFAEILPTVIESDVRAAALAEARLGAGRRLRQFFYLNLGTGISSCLVLGGAPHAGHRGHALALASSPISVRAPGGELVTQILEDVAGGEGLARLAAKIGLPGRSAKELLALADEGDGPAQSLVLDAARAIGVSLGLAVNILDPEAVIVGGGLARAEGLFWQAIQRETRAHVWSAETRSLPILKGSLGGDAALLGAALRAYAMSSPKLR